A window of Longispora fulva contains these coding sequences:
- a CDS encoding AfsR/SARP family transcriptional regulator: MTDELRFELLGPVRAWRGAIELAVGGPQQRAVLAVLLLRRGRLATVEELVDAVWETDPPSRAVGVLRTYVSRLRTVLGPDTFRPTAGGYLLDVPAGRIDAELFADRLATARRSADPATAAELAHRALALWQGEPLAGVPGPYAAAQRDRLAEERLAAVEYRIEAELLLGRHARLVGELAELTARHPLREGLRASQMLALYRSGRQGEALRAYADTQDLLVEELGADPGPALREVHRQILTGTVPTPRGPEAAAPAQLPADVPDFTGRAAETQQAGRVLAAAGSGPMRLVTVSGPGGAGKTTFALHLAHRTRAEFPDGQLYVDLRGVGHPARETQAVLAGFLAALGVPVDRLPDDPAERAALYRSTVADRRILIVLDNARDAAQVRPLLPGTAGCAVLVTGRARLVELHASHAVHLEALSDRDALDLLGRIVGRDRTAAEPGAAADLVRLCDRLPLAVRIVGARLAARPGWPIATVAARLADERHRLDELRAGDLAVEATILLGYAPLEPDVARAVRLLALPDAGSLSVRAAAVLLGVPEPAAGATLERLVDLSLLCSGAPGRYHYHDLVRVVARKLAADAEPADVRSGALLALLDDQLAAVKNLLRVSVPGSGPLVEQLAPTRSRGPVLADRAAARAWLAAEHSVLLATVSQVAAWPEPPVGPAADVLFGLRDTLDWDHRWAEATHAVRAVAAAAARVGDARAEGRALGLTCTLLQARGLPADAEAELPKARRRALAAGDPLNVAHIGRLAGSLAMSMGRPQQAAALWAEAMAAFEEACDRGCVATVLANRAAALAGLGRFDDALDAGERARAVHRELGSAEGEGHALHNLGWIARRAGRPDHAVEYHRASLAIFRAERYQGRGMGWMLLRLGEAELDAGRPVDATASATESVALLRTLGDRVGLGQALGVLGRALAATGDRAAAVNCWREGHTALALAGSPLAADLAELARPAAGVDAGPAAPLPDRSPGGGPPRGPAELAAAR; encoded by the coding sequence ATGACGGACGAACTGCGCTTCGAGCTGCTCGGACCGGTCCGCGCCTGGCGGGGGGCCATCGAGCTGGCCGTGGGTGGCCCGCAGCAACGCGCCGTGCTGGCCGTCCTGCTGCTCCGCCGTGGCCGCCTGGCCACGGTGGAGGAACTGGTCGACGCGGTGTGGGAGACCGACCCACCGTCCCGGGCCGTCGGCGTGCTGCGCACGTACGTGTCGCGGTTGCGGACCGTGCTCGGCCCGGACACGTTTCGCCCGACGGCCGGCGGCTACCTCCTCGACGTCCCGGCCGGCCGGATCGACGCGGAACTGTTCGCCGACCGGCTCGCCACCGCCCGGCGCTCCGCCGACCCGGCGACCGCCGCCGAGTTGGCGCACCGGGCGCTGGCGCTGTGGCAGGGCGAGCCGCTGGCCGGCGTGCCGGGACCGTACGCCGCCGCCCAGCGCGACCGGCTGGCGGAGGAGCGGCTGGCGGCGGTGGAGTACCGGATCGAGGCGGAACTGCTGCTCGGCCGGCACGCCCGACTGGTCGGCGAGTTGGCTGAGCTGACCGCCCGGCACCCGTTGCGCGAGGGGCTGCGGGCCAGCCAGATGCTCGCCCTCTACCGCAGCGGCCGGCAGGGCGAGGCGCTGCGCGCCTACGCCGACACCCAGGACCTGCTGGTCGAGGAGCTGGGCGCGGACCCCGGACCAGCGTTGCGCGAGGTGCACCGGCAGATCCTCACCGGCACGGTACCCACGCCGCGCGGCCCCGAAGCGGCGGCACCGGCCCAGCTGCCCGCCGACGTGCCCGACTTCACCGGCCGGGCGGCCGAGACCCAGCAGGCGGGCCGGGTACTGGCGGCCGCCGGGTCCGGGCCGATGCGCCTGGTCACGGTGTCCGGGCCCGGCGGCGCGGGCAAGACCACCTTCGCGTTGCACCTGGCGCACCGGACCCGGGCCGAGTTTCCCGACGGCCAGCTCTACGTCGACCTGCGCGGGGTCGGGCACCCGGCTCGCGAGACGCAAGCGGTACTGGCCGGGTTCCTGGCCGCGCTCGGCGTACCGGTCGACCGGTTGCCCGACGACCCGGCCGAGCGGGCCGCTCTCTACCGGTCCACGGTGGCCGACCGGCGGATCCTGATCGTGCTGGACAACGCCCGCGACGCGGCCCAGGTCCGGCCGCTGCTGCCGGGCACCGCCGGCTGCGCGGTCCTGGTGACAGGCCGGGCCCGGCTCGTCGAGCTGCACGCCAGCCACGCGGTGCACCTGGAGGCCCTGTCCGACCGCGACGCCCTCGACCTGCTCGGCCGGATCGTCGGCCGGGACCGCACCGCGGCCGAACCCGGGGCCGCCGCCGACCTGGTCCGGCTCTGCGACCGGCTGCCGCTGGCGGTCCGGATCGTCGGCGCCCGGCTCGCCGCCCGGCCCGGGTGGCCGATCGCGACCGTCGCCGCCCGGCTCGCCGACGAGCGGCACCGCTTGGACGAGCTGCGCGCCGGCGACCTGGCGGTGGAGGCGACAATCCTGCTCGGCTATGCCCCGCTGGAGCCGGACGTGGCCCGGGCGGTGCGGCTGCTGGCCCTGCCGGACGCCGGTTCGCTGTCGGTCCGTGCGGCGGCGGTGCTGCTCGGCGTGCCCGAACCGGCGGCGGGGGCCACACTGGAGCGGCTGGTGGACCTGAGCCTGCTGTGTTCCGGGGCTCCGGGCCGCTACCACTATCACGACCTGGTCCGGGTGGTCGCGCGCAAACTGGCCGCCGACGCCGAACCGGCCGACGTGCGGTCCGGTGCGCTGCTGGCGCTCCTCGACGACCAGCTTGCCGCGGTGAAGAACCTGCTCCGTGTCTCGGTACCCGGCAGCGGCCCGCTGGTCGAACAGCTCGCCCCGACCCGGTCCCGCGGCCCGGTGCTCGCCGACCGGGCCGCGGCCCGGGCCTGGCTCGCCGCCGAGCACTCCGTGCTGCTGGCGACCGTCAGCCAGGTCGCCGCCTGGCCCGAGCCGCCGGTCGGCCCCGCCGCCGACGTGCTGTTCGGGCTACGCGACACGCTGGACTGGGACCACCGCTGGGCGGAGGCCACCCACGCGGTGCGGGCCGTCGCGGCGGCGGCCGCCCGGGTCGGCGACGCGCGGGCCGAGGGGCGTGCCCTGGGCCTGACCTGCACCCTGCTCCAGGCCCGGGGCCTGCCGGCCGACGCGGAGGCCGAGCTGCCGAAGGCCCGGCGGCGCGCGCTCGCGGCCGGCGACCCGCTGAACGTGGCCCACATCGGCCGGCTAGCCGGCAGCCTGGCGATGTCCATGGGCCGACCGCAACAGGCCGCGGCGCTGTGGGCCGAGGCCATGGCGGCGTTCGAGGAGGCCTGCGACCGGGGGTGCGTCGCGACGGTGCTCGCCAACAGGGCCGCCGCGCTCGCCGGTCTGGGCCGGTTCGACGACGCTCTCGACGCGGGAGAGCGGGCCCGGGCGGTGCACCGGGAACTCGGCTCCGCCGAGGGCGAGGGGCACGCCCTGCACAACCTGGGCTGGATCGCCCGCCGGGCCGGCCGGCCCGACCACGCCGTCGAGTACCACCGGGCCAGCCTGGCAATCTTCCGCGCGGAGAGATACCAGGGCCGGGGCATGGGCTGGATGCTGCTGCGGCTCGGTGAGGCCGAACTCGACGCCGGCCGGCCGGTGGACGCGACGGCCTCGGCCACCGAGTCCGTCGCGCTGCTGCGGACACTCGGCGACCGGGTCGGGCTGGGCCAGGCCCTGGGGGTACTGGGCCGGGCCCTGGCCGCCACCGGTGACCGGGCGGCGGCCGTGAACTGCTGGCGGGAGGGCCATACGGCTCTGGCCCTGGCCGGCAGCCCGCTCGCGGCCGACCTCGCCGAACTCGCCCGGCCGGCCGCCGGGGTCGACGCAGGGCCGGCCGCTCCCCTACCTGACCGGTCCCCCGGTGGCGGGCCACCGCGCGGTCCCGCCGAGCTGGCCGCCGCGCGTTGA